From one Oceanibaculum indicum P24 genomic stretch:
- a CDS encoding UbiH/UbiF/VisC/COQ6 family ubiquinone biosynthesis hydroxylase produces the protein MGAQRLDTDILIVGGGLVGLTLGRALALKGIRSVVVDREPAEIQTDAAYDGRGSAIALGSKQLLDRIGLWSRIEPEAGPILDIRVSEGDSRLFLHYDHREVGDEPMGWIVENTITRRALFDGLPEVPDLTLLAPCSVARLERGPDGVTAELTDGRIVTARLAVAADGRGSRLREEAGIKVTRWSYGQTGIVCSVSLERPHRNIAHERFLPAGPFALLPMTGIPGHRHRASIVWTERDDLVPHMMGLSGEAFSAEMNRRFGDYCGQLTLLGRRWAYPLSLLLAERMIDRRLALVGDSAHGIHPIAGQGLNLGLRDVEALVDLLAEAHGLGLDLGSAALLADYDRRRRVDTMTLVAATDGLNRLFSNDIPPVRLARRLGLAAVNQVPPLKRLFMRHAMGTIGG, from the coding sequence ATGGGCGCACAGCGACTCGATACCGACATACTGATCGTCGGCGGCGGCCTGGTCGGGTTGACGCTGGGGCGCGCACTGGCGCTGAAGGGCATCCGCAGCGTGGTGGTGGACCGCGAGCCTGCGGAAATCCAGACCGATGCCGCCTATGACGGGCGTGGATCGGCCATCGCGCTGGGCTCCAAGCAGCTGCTGGATCGGATCGGGCTGTGGTCGCGCATCGAGCCTGAGGCCGGTCCCATTCTCGACATCCGCGTCTCGGAAGGCGACTCCCGCCTGTTCCTGCATTACGACCACCGCGAGGTCGGCGACGAGCCGATGGGCTGGATCGTCGAGAACACCATCACCCGCCGCGCCCTGTTCGACGGGCTGCCCGAGGTGCCGGACCTCACCCTGCTGGCGCCGTGCAGCGTGGCGCGGCTGGAGCGTGGGCCTGACGGCGTTACCGCGGAGCTGACGGACGGGCGGATTGTCACGGCCCGCCTGGCGGTTGCCGCCGATGGCCGGGGCTCCCGCCTGCGCGAGGAGGCCGGCATCAAGGTCACGCGCTGGAGCTATGGCCAGACCGGCATCGTCTGTTCGGTGTCGCTGGAGCGCCCCCACCGCAATATCGCGCATGAGCGCTTCCTGCCCGCCGGCCCCTTCGCGTTGCTGCCGATGACCGGCATTCCCGGCCATCGGCACCGGGCCTCCATCGTCTGGACCGAGCGTGACGATCTGGTGCCGCACATGATGGGGCTGAGCGGCGAGGCCTTCAGCGCCGAGATGAACCGGCGCTTTGGCGATTATTGCGGCCAGCTGACGCTGCTGGGCCGGCGCTGGGCCTACCCCCTGTCGCTGCTGCTGGCGGAACGCATGATCGACCGCCGGCTGGCGCTCGTCGGCGATTCCGCCCATGGCATCCATCCGATTGCCGGGCAGGGCCTCAATCTCGGCCTGCGTGATGTCGAAGCACTCGTCGATTTGCTGGCCGAGGCGCACGGGCTGGGCCTCGATCTCGGCTCGGCGGCGCTGCTGGCCGACTATGACCGGCGGCGGCGGGTCGATACGATGACGCTGGTTGCCGCGACGGACGGGCTGAACCGGCTGTTCTCCAACGATATCCCGCCGGTCCGGCTGGCCCGCCGGCTGGGCCTCGCGGCGGTCAACCAGGTGCCGCCGCTGAAGCGGCTGTTCATGCGCCACGCGATGGGGACGATTGGCGGCTGA
- a CDS encoding P-II family nitrogen regulator: MKLIMAIIKPFKLDEVREALTELGIQGLTVSEVKGFGRQKGQTEIYRGAEYAVNFLPKVKIELVVSDDLAESVVESIQKAANTGRIGDGKIFVLDVARAIRIRTGETDADAL, translated from the coding sequence ATGAAGCTGATTATGGCGATCATTAAGCCCTTCAAGCTCGACGAAGTGCGCGAAGCGCTGACCGAGCTGGGCATCCAGGGCCTCACAGTGAGTGAAGTGAAGGGCTTTGGCCGTCAGAAGGGGCAGACCGAAATCTACCGCGGCGCCGAATATGCCGTGAATTTCCTGCCGAAGGTGAAGATCGAGTTGGTGGTTTCCGACGATCTCGCCGAATCCGTCGTCGAATCGATCCAGAAGGCGGCCAATACCGGCCGGATCGGCGATGGCAAGATTTTCGTGCTGGACGTGGCGCGGGCGATCCGCATCCGCACCGGCGAAACCGACGCGGACGCGCTCTAG
- the amt gene encoding ammonium transporter — protein MMMGFNKLAAKLSKGAGLAALVAIPVALTATPAAAEVSAETAFVFNTFSFLICGALVMWMAAGFAMLESGLVRSKNTAAICLKNITLYAIAGIMYYLIGYSLMYTDVSGWIGSFSLFYNTSEAELALLGADEATAEQIAAVVDNGYSVMSDWFFQMVFVATAASIVSGTLAERIKFWPFIIFTTVLTGILYPIQGSWTWGGGWLSEMGFSDFAGSTIVHSVGGWAALTGAIILGARKGKYTADGRVSPLPGANLPLATLGTFVLWLGWFGFNGGSQLALGSALDASAMAIVFSNTNLAACGGVVAACLLTQILYGKIDLTMALNGAIGGLVSITAGPDLTHHFLSIIIGAIGGILVVVTVPLLDKLKIDDVVGAIPAHLVCGIWGTLAVGIFGGGSLVTQVIGIVGIGVFMVVTSAILWLVLKVTMGIRVSEEEEALGLDKAELGLEAYPEFGRG, from the coding sequence ATGATGATGGGGTTCAACAAGCTCGCTGCAAAGCTGAGCAAGGGGGCCGGGCTGGCGGCCCTGGTCGCCATTCCGGTGGCGCTGACGGCAACACCCGCCGCCGCCGAGGTTTCGGCGGAAACGGCATTCGTCTTCAACACGTTTTCGTTCCTGATCTGCGGCGCGCTGGTCATGTGGATGGCCGCCGGCTTCGCGATGCTGGAATCGGGGCTGGTGCGGTCCAAGAACACGGCCGCGATCTGCCTTAAGAACATCACGCTCTATGCCATCGCCGGCATCATGTACTACCTGATCGGCTACAGCCTGATGTACACCGATGTCAGTGGCTGGATCGGTTCCTTCTCGCTGTTCTACAATACCTCCGAGGCGGAACTGGCCCTGCTGGGTGCCGACGAGGCGACGGCTGAGCAGATCGCCGCCGTGGTCGACAATGGCTATTCGGTCATGTCCGACTGGTTCTTCCAGATGGTGTTCGTCGCCACCGCGGCCTCGATCGTCTCGGGCACGCTGGCGGAGCGCATCAAGTTCTGGCCGTTCATCATCTTCACCACCGTGCTGACCGGCATCCTGTACCCGATCCAGGGGTCCTGGACCTGGGGCGGCGGCTGGCTGAGCGAGATGGGCTTCAGCGACTTCGCCGGCTCCACCATCGTGCACTCGGTGGGTGGCTGGGCGGCCCTGACCGGCGCCATCATCCTCGGCGCACGCAAGGGCAAGTACACCGCCGACGGTCGGGTCAGCCCGTTGCCGGGCGCCAACCTGCCGCTGGCCACGCTGGGCACCTTCGTGCTCTGGCTGGGCTGGTTCGGCTTCAACGGCGGCTCGCAGCTGGCGCTGGGCTCGGCGCTGGATGCCTCGGCCATGGCCATAGTGTTCTCCAACACCAACCTCGCGGCCTGCGGCGGCGTGGTTGCGGCCTGCCTGCTGACGCAGATCCTGTACGGCAAGATCGACCTCACCATGGCGCTGAACGGTGCCATTGGTGGCCTGGTCTCGATCACCGCCGGCCCTGACCTGACGCATCACTTCCTGTCGATCATCATCGGCGCCATCGGCGGCATCCTCGTCGTCGTCACCGTGCCGCTGCTCGACAAGCTGAAGATCGACGACGTTGTCGGCGCGATCCCGGCCCACCTGGTGTGCGGCATCTGGGGCACGCTGGCGGTCGGCATCTTCGGTGGCGGCAGCCTGGTCACCCAGGTGATCGGCATCGTCGGCATCGGCGTGTTCATGGTCGTTACCAGCGCCATCCTCTGGCTGGTGCTGAAGGTCACCATGGGCATCCGGGTCAGCGAGGAAGAAGAGGCACTCGGCCTCGACAAGGCGGAGCTGGGCCTCGAAGCCTATCCGGAGTTCGGCCGGGGCTAA
- a CDS encoding aminotransferase class I/II-fold pyridoxal phosphate-dependent enzyme has protein sequence MINDRLDALADYPFRKLSALLDPIKPVSNDAPLLLSVGEPQNQPPAFINEVIQENGHLWNKYPPALGTPAYRQAVADWLTARYKLPAGFVDPDRNVVPVPGSREPLFMLALVTIPAAKGGGKPVVLVPSPSYHVYRGAALAANAETVYLPATAATNFLPDPESVSREVLERTALCYLCTPSNPQGTVGDVAYLKSWIKLAREHDFVLAVDECYAEIYDALPPAGALEACAALGDGPNGTPMDNVVVFHSLSKRSSAPGLRAGFIAGDAKVMARYGELIGYACTPMPLPIVAAATALWRDEDHVRENQAMYRRNFDIATRLLDGKAGYFRPQAGFFLWLDVGDGEAVCARLWKEAAIRSLPGGYMAVPDANGVNPGAPYLRIAMVYDNDTMEDALGRLARAL, from the coding sequence ATGATCAATGACCGGTTGGACGCTCTCGCCGATTATCCGTTCCGCAAGCTGAGCGCGCTGCTCGACCCGATCAAGCCGGTCAGCAACGACGCGCCGCTGCTGCTGTCGGTCGGCGAGCCGCAGAACCAGCCGCCCGCCTTCATCAACGAGGTGATCCAGGAGAATGGCCACCTCTGGAACAAGTATCCGCCAGCACTGGGCACGCCGGCTTATCGCCAGGCCGTCGCCGACTGGCTGACCGCGCGCTACAAGCTGCCGGCGGGCTTCGTCGACCCCGACCGCAATGTCGTGCCGGTGCCGGGCTCGCGGGAGCCGCTGTTCATGCTGGCGCTGGTGACGATCCCGGCGGCCAAGGGTGGTGGCAAGCCGGTGGTGCTGGTGCCCAGCCCCTCCTATCACGTCTATCGCGGGGCAGCGCTGGCCGCCAATGCGGAGACGGTCTATCTGCCGGCGACCGCGGCCACCAACTTCCTGCCCGACCCGGAGAGCGTGTCCAGGGAGGTGCTCGAGCGCACGGCGCTGTGTTACCTGTGCACACCGTCCAACCCGCAGGGCACGGTGGGTGACGTCGCCTATCTGAAAAGCTGGATCAAGCTGGCGCGCGAGCATGATTTCGTGCTGGCGGTCGATGAGTGCTATGCGGAAATCTATGATGCGCTGCCGCCGGCCGGCGCGCTGGAGGCTTGCGCCGCGCTGGGCGACGGGCCGAACGGCACGCCGATGGACAATGTCGTGGTCTTCCATTCGCTGTCCAAGCGCTCCTCGGCGCCGGGCCTGCGCGCCGGGTTCATCGCCGGCGATGCCAAGGTGATGGCGCGCTATGGCGAGCTGATCGGCTATGCCTGCACGCCGATGCCGCTGCCGATCGTGGCCGCCGCCACGGCGCTGTGGCGCGACGAGGACCATGTCCGCGAGAATCAGGCGATGTACCGCCGCAACTTCGACATCGCGACCCGGCTGCTCGACGGCAAGGCGGGCTATTTCCGGCCGCAGGCGGGGTTCTTCCTGTGGCTTGATGTCGGCGATGGCGAGGCGGTCTGCGCGCGGCTGTGGAAGGAGGCGGCGATCCGCAGCCTGCCCGGCGGCTATATGGCGGTGCCGGACGCGAACGGGGTGAACCCAGGCGCGCCCTATCTGCGCATCGCGATGGTCTATGACAATGACACGATGGAGGATGCGCTCGGCCGTCTGGCGCGCGCGCTCTGA
- a CDS encoding FtsK/SpoIIIE family DNA translocase, translating to MATTSNATTRTALFPPGFAAFLKRRAREASGLALIALAVALVLAMASYHPQDPSLNTANTGPIRNWLGYPGALAGDLLLQTLGLSGGLLALVIAAWGYRILARLGVARVVLRVALLPLGLLLAAMALAVVTPPAGWPLVSGLGGFTGTLLLAKAGGLLPLLGASVELALVGLVAGLLSALLLLYTLGFSLREWWALMRRSARMAWAGGALTYRGAAASGRLGGRLGGAAAKAGYDLARKGLRQEPSLKGNALSRDRAAAEEDEAEDMPRAARSPRLEMPREPAAATPKEARLEKRSPAKSASKQKSLDLAPSGDFELPEMELLTPAPARRSGPQPEGLEANARLLETVLSDFGVKGEIVKIRPGPVVTLYELEPAPGTKSSRVIGLSDDIARSMSAVSVRVAVVPGRSVIGIELPNQNRETVFLRETFESDAYERSAAKLPLALGHDIGGVPVIADLARMPHLLVAGTTGSGKSVAVNAMILSLLYKLPPERCRFIMIDPKMLELSIYDGIPHLLAPVVTDPSKAVVALKWTVREMENRYRAMSKLGVRNIDGYNLRLAEARKKGEVLKRRVQTGFDADTGKPVFEDETLDLEPLPYIVVVVDEMADLMLVAGKDIEAAIQRLAQMARAAGIHIIMATQRPSVDVITGTIKANFPTRISFQVTSKIDSRTILGEGGAETLLGQGDMLYMAGGGRLTRVHGPFVSDGEVEDVVRHLKAQGVPDYVESVTEDDDLGGDIAGLSGGDSDGERDDLFDRAVELVAREGKCSTSFIQRYLQIGYNRAARIVERMEAEGMVSKANHVGKREVLLRDPDE from the coding sequence ATGGCGACAACAAGCAACGCGACGACCCGCACCGCGCTTTTTCCGCCCGGTTTCGCGGCCTTCCTGAAGCGCCGCGCGCGTGAGGCCTCAGGCTTGGCGCTGATCGCGCTTGCCGTGGCCTTGGTGCTGGCGATGGCCAGCTACCATCCGCAGGACCCGTCGCTGAATACCGCCAATACCGGCCCCATTCGCAACTGGCTGGGCTATCCCGGCGCGCTGGCCGGCGATCTGCTGCTGCAGACACTGGGCCTGTCGGGCGGTCTGCTGGCGCTGGTGATCGCGGCCTGGGGCTATCGCATTCTGGCCCGGCTGGGCGTGGCGCGTGTGGTGCTGCGTGTGGCGCTGCTGCCGCTCGGGCTGCTGCTGGCGGCCATGGCGCTGGCCGTGGTGACGCCGCCGGCCGGCTGGCCGCTGGTCAGCGGTCTGGGCGGGTTTACCGGCACGCTGCTGCTGGCCAAGGCGGGGGGGCTGCTGCCGTTGCTGGGCGCCTCGGTGGAGCTGGCGCTGGTCGGTCTCGTGGCCGGGCTGCTGTCGGCGCTGCTGCTGCTCTATACGCTGGGCTTCTCGCTGCGCGAATGGTGGGCGCTGATGCGCCGCAGCGCCCGCATGGCCTGGGCCGGTGGGGCGCTGACCTATCGTGGTGCTGCCGCCAGCGGGCGCCTGGGCGGCCGTCTGGGCGGTGCCGCAGCCAAGGCCGGCTATGACCTGGCGCGCAAGGGTCTGCGGCAGGAGCCGTCGCTGAAGGGCAATGCGCTGTCACGGGACCGCGCAGCCGCGGAAGAGGACGAGGCGGAGGACATGCCGCGCGCAGCCCGAAGCCCGCGCCTTGAGATGCCGCGCGAGCCGGCCGCCGCCACGCCGAAGGAAGCGCGGCTGGAGAAGCGCAGCCCGGCCAAGAGTGCCTCGAAGCAGAAGAGCCTCGACCTTGCCCCCAGCGGCGATTTCGAGCTGCCGGAGATGGAGTTGCTGACGCCCGCCCCCGCGCGGCGCAGCGGTCCGCAGCCGGAAGGGCTTGAGGCCAATGCCCGGCTGCTGGAAACCGTGCTGTCGGATTTCGGCGTGAAGGGCGAGATCGTGAAGATCAGGCCCGGCCCGGTGGTTACGCTGTATGAGCTGGAGCCCGCGCCCGGCACCAAATCCTCGCGCGTCATCGGCCTGTCCGACGATATCGCCCGCTCGATGAGCGCGGTGTCGGTACGTGTCGCCGTGGTGCCCGGCCGCAGCGTCATCGGCATCGAGCTGCCGAACCAGAACCGTGAGACGGTGTTCCTGCGCGAGACCTTCGAATCGGATGCCTATGAGCGCAGCGCCGCCAAGCTGCCGCTGGCGCTGGGCCACGATATCGGCGGCGTTCCGGTCATTGCCGACCTGGCCCGCATGCCGCATCTGCTGGTTGCCGGTACCACCGGCTCCGGCAAGTCGGTGGCGGTGAACGCGATGATCCTGTCGCTGCTCTACAAGCTGCCGCCGGAGCGCTGCCGCTTCATCATGATTGACCCGAAGATGCTGGAACTGTCGATCTATGACGGCATCCCGCATCTGCTGGCGCCGGTCGTCACCGACCCGTCCAAGGCGGTGGTGGCGCTGAAATGGACGGTGCGGGAGATGGAGAACCGCTACCGCGCCATGTCCAAGCTCGGCGTGCGCAACATCGATGGCTACAACCTCCGCCTTGCCGAGGCGCGCAAGAAGGGCGAGGTGCTGAAGCGCCGTGTGCAGACCGGTTTCGATGCCGATACCGGCAAGCCGGTGTTCGAGGATGAGACGCTGGATCTGGAGCCGCTGCCCTACATCGTGGTGGTGGTGGACGAGATGGCCGACTTGATGCTGGTCGCCGGCAAGGATATCGAGGCGGCGATCCAGCGCCTGGCGCAGATGGCGCGCGCGGCGGGCATCCACATCATCATGGCGACGCAGCGCCCGTCGGTCGATGTCATCACCGGCACGATCAAGGCGAACTTCCCGACCCGGATCAGCTTCCAGGTCACCTCCAAGATCGACAGCCGCACCATCCTGGGCGAGGGCGGGGCGGAAACCCTGCTCGGCCAGGGCGATATGCTCTACATGGCCGGCGGCGGCCGTCTGACCCGCGTGCATGGTCCCTTCGTCAGCGATGGCGAGGTCGAGGATGTTGTGCGCCACCTGAAGGCGCAGGGCGTGCCCGACTATGTCGAATCGGTCACCGAGGATGACGATCTGGGCGGCGACATTGCCGGCCTGTCGGGCGGCGACAGCGATGGCGAGCGCGACGATCTGTTCGACCGCGCGGTCGAGCTGGTGGCGCGCGAGGGCAAATGCTCGACCAGCTTCATCCAGCGCTATCTGCAGATCGGCTATAATCGGGCTGCCCGCATCGTCGAACGCATGGAGGCGGAGGGCATGGTTTCCAAGGCCAACCATGTCGGCAAGCGCGAGGTTCTGCTGCGCGACCCCGACGAGTAA
- a CDS encoding LolA family protein — translation MAASLTAADRETIERLETYLNNIKTMQADFQQIASTGQSARGIFYLSRPGKLRVQYTEPEPAFLLANQTLLVYVDEKLGQESYVPTGSTPVSFLLADTIRLDGDVRIERVQAKDNVIRVALVQRDDPDAGSLSLVFTDLPLELRQWTVTDAQGVKTTIALNNTSYGRKLDPDLFEHRQKPVQSPRN, via the coding sequence GTGGCGGCCAGCCTCACCGCCGCGGATCGCGAGACGATCGAGCGGCTGGAAACTTATCTGAACAATATCAAGACGATGCAGGCGGATTTCCAGCAGATCGCCTCGACCGGACAGAGCGCCCGGGGGATCTTCTATCTATCCCGGCCCGGAAAGCTGCGCGTGCAGTACACCGAGCCGGAGCCCGCCTTCCTGCTCGCGAACCAGACCCTGCTGGTCTATGTCGATGAAAAGCTGGGCCAGGAAAGCTATGTCCCGACCGGCTCCACCCCGGTTTCCTTCCTGCTGGCCGACACCATCCGCCTCGATGGCGATGTCCGCATCGAGCGCGTGCAGGCGAAGGACAATGTGATCCGCGTGGCGCTGGTGCAGCGCGATGACCCTGACGCCGGCTCGCTGTCGCTGGTGTTCACCGACCTGCCGCTGGAGCTGCGGCAGTGGACCGTGACCGACGCGCAGGGGGTGAAGACCACCATCGCGTTGAACAATACGAGCTATGGCCGCAAGCTGGACCCGGATCTGTTCGAGCACAGGCAGAAGCCGGTGCAGTCGCCGCGCAACTGA
- a CDS encoding sterol desaturase family protein — MPIETLLAWKSIAVGLWIALFLIGERLLPAANRPVEARGLSRLARNAGLWLLNAGLSPLIVIPVSLWASQHTLGWRPDALRGGWALLADILLLDFVIYWWHRANHELPLLWRFHAVHHLDRFLDASSAVRFHFGEVLLSALARAAIIMLFDIPLASVLVFEALVLMASIFHHSNLRLPGKLETVLARIVVTPSIHWMHHHAVRRDTDSNYATILSLWDRLFGSRNPQLRRLDMEIGLEGEVRDGGFAELLARPFRKS, encoded by the coding sequence TTGCCCATCGAGACCCTGCTGGCCTGGAAAAGCATTGCCGTCGGCCTCTGGATCGCGCTGTTCCTGATCGGCGAACGGCTGCTGCCCGCCGCCAACCGGCCGGTGGAAGCGCGCGGCCTGTCGCGCCTCGCCCGCAATGCCGGGCTGTGGCTGCTGAATGCCGGCCTGTCGCCGCTCATCGTCATACCCGTCTCGCTTTGGGCCAGCCAGCATACGCTGGGCTGGCGGCCAGACGCGCTGCGCGGCGGCTGGGCCCTGCTCGCCGACATCCTGCTGCTGGATTTCGTGATCTACTGGTGGCACCGCGCCAATCATGAGCTGCCGCTGCTCTGGCGCTTCCATGCGGTGCATCACCTCGACCGCTTCCTTGATGCGAGTTCGGCGGTGCGCTTCCATTTCGGCGAGGTGCTGCTGTCGGCGCTGGCGCGGGCGGCCATCATCATGCTGTTCGATATTCCGCTGGCCTCGGTATTGGTGTTCGAGGCGCTGGTGCTGATGGCCTCGATCTTCCACCATTCCAACCTGCGGCTGCCCGGGAAACTGGAGACGGTGCTGGCGCGCATCGTGGTCACGCCCTCGATCCACTGGATGCATCATCACGCGGTGCGCCGGGATACGGATTCCAACTACGCCACCATCCTCAGCCTGTGGGACAGGCTGTTCGGGTCGCGCAATCCGCAATTGCGGCGGCTGGATATGGAGATCGGCCTGGAAGGGGAAGTGCGCGACGGCGGCTTTGCCGAGTTGTTGGCCCGGCCGTTCCGCAAATCGTAA